The window TCCCTCGATCGTTCGCGCGCTGCAGTTGTTCGCGCTGGATCGCAAGGGCTGGGCACAGCGCGAATGGGCCGATGCGCTGTCGCGCTTCTCCGACGAACAGCGCCGGATCGCAGTGGAAGTGGCGCAGGACAACGGCTGGTTCGATCGTGGCGTGTTCGCCCTGGTCAACGTGGACGGCAAGCGCTATCCCGAGGAACAGCGCCTGTACTTGCTGCGCTTCCCGCTGCATCACGACGCCACGATCCGTCGCGAGGCCGCGAAGAACCGGCTCGATCCGGCCTGGGTCGCCGCCGAGATCCGCGCCGAATCGGTATTCGACCCGAACGCGCGCTCGTCCGCCGATGCGCGCGGGCTGATGCAGGTGTTGCCCGCGACCGGTGCCGGCGTGGCGGCGAAGATCGGCATGTCCTGGAAAGGCGGCGACAGCCTGTTTGATCCCGACACCAACATCGCCCTCGGCACCGCCTACCTGCGCCAGCTGATGGACAAGTACGGCGGCAAGCCCTACCAGGTCATCGCCGGCTACAACGCCGGCCCGGCACCGCTGGGCCGCTGGATCTCGCAGCGGCCGACGATGGATCCGGATTTCTGGATCGAGACCATCAGCTACAAGGAAACCCGCGAGTACGTGGCCCGCGTGCTGAGCTTCAGCACACTCTACGACTGGCGGCTCAACGGCGATGCGGTGCGCCTGAGCGACCGCCTGCTGGGCAACGGCAATGGCCCGCGCAAGGCGTTTGCCTGCGCCACGCCGGAGGCCCCGAAACCCGCGCAGACGCCCGCGCCGGCGGCACCGAAGAAGCCCACGCTCAAGGACCGCCGCCGCCACTGAGCGCCGTATCGGGCATCATTTCCGCATGACGATGGCGACGCTTCCCGACAACGCAAAGGTCTATCTGGTTGGCGGCGCAGTGCGCGATGCCCTGCTCGGCCTGCCTGCGGGCGACCATGATTACGCGGTGGTCGGTGCCGGCGTGCAGCAGATGCTCGATGCCGGTTTCAGGCAGGTCGGCCGCGACTTCCCGGTATTCCTGCATCCACAGACCGGCGAGGAATACGCGCTGGCGCGCACCGAACGCAAGTCGGCGCGCGGGCATACCGGCTTCGTGGTGCATGCCGATCCCTCGGTGACGCTGGAAGAAGACCTGCGCCGCCGCGATTTCACCCTCAACGCGATCGCGCGCGATGCCGATGGCGCATTGGTCGATCCGTTCCGCGGCGTGGCCGACATCGAAGCGCGCGTGCTCCGGCATGTCGGCGATGCCTTCGTCGAGGATCCATTGCGGGTGCTGCGCGCGGCACGCTTCATGGCCCGCTTCGCGCCGCTCGGATTTACGGTTGCGCCGGAGACGCTGTCGCTGATGCGCGTGATGGCTGCGGGCGGCGAACTGGCCGAACTGGTGCCCGAACGGGTCTGGCAGGAACTGGCCAAGGCCCTGCGCAGCGCGTCACCCGCCGCGTTCCTGCGCACCCTGCGCGATGCCGATGCCTTGCGCGCGGTACTGCCGGACGTGGATGCGCTGTACGGCGTGCCGCAGCGCGCGGAATACCATCCCGAAGTCGATACCGGCACCCACGTCGAGCTGGTCTGCGACATGGCCGCACGGCTGGCACCCGGCGATGACCTGATCGGTTATGCCGCGCTCTGCCACGACCTCGGCAAGGCGCTCACCCCCGCCGACACCTTGCCCGCGCACGTGATGCACGAGCAGCGCGGCGTCGCTCCGGTGATCGCAATGAGCGAACGCTTGAAGGTGCCGGCCGAGCATCGCGACGTGGCCGTGCTGTGCTGCCGCGAACACCTCAATGTGCATCGCCTCGACGAACTCAAGCCCGTCACCGTGCACGAGGTGATCACGCGTTGCGACGGCTTCCGCAAGCCGAAGCGGATCGATCAACTGGCCACCGTCTGCGAGGCCGACAAGCGTGGCCGCACCGGCCTGTCCGAACATCCGTATCCGCAAGCCGACACGTTGCGCCGCCTGCACGCCGCAGCAATGGCGGTGCGCAGCGACGACATCGCCACACAGGGCATCACCGGACCGGCATTCGGCGATGCCTTGCGCAAGGCGCGCATCGGGGCGATCGCCGCCGCACGCGGTTAGACGCTGATCCTGATCCCGCGCTTCGCCATCGCCCACATCAGCAACCACCAGAACGCGACGAAGGCGATGGCAAAGGCGAGCGATGCCGCCTTCTCGCCCAGCAGCGGGCCGATCGCCGGCTGCAACACGCCGCGATAGAACGCGCCGAACACGCCGAAGCGCTCCAGCACGCAGGCCATGATCCACGAGCCGGCATACGCGGTGATCGCATTGATGCCCATGCTGCGCCCGAACGGACGCCAGCCACGCACGTCGAACAGCTGATGGCACAGCGCCAGCAGCAGGGTCGCCCAACCCGCCGTCCATACCGCATAAGACGGCGTCCACAGATTCTTGTTCCAAGGCAGCAGCAGCGGCCACGCGCCGCCGACCAGCAGCGCGAGCAGGCCGAAGCGCAACAGGCTGCGCGTGCCCTGCTCGCGCAACACCACGCCGGCGCGCACGCCGAGCAAGGTCGTGGCGAGCGCGGGCAAGGTGCTGAGCAGGCCTTCCGGCTCGTGGCCCAAGCCGGTCGCGGCATCGAATTTGTAGGCATGCGCGCCGAGCATCCATGCATCCACCCGGCTGGCGATGTTGTGCCAGGGCTCGACGCTGCCGCCGGCCACGAGCAGCGCCCAATAGCCCAGCAACAATCCTGCGATGCACAGCCACTGGCCGCGCGCGCGCTGGTAAAGCACCACGGTTGCGGCCAGCCCGAAGCACAGGCCGATCCGCTGCAGCACGCCCCATGGCCGGAACGCGGCGATGTCGTAGGCCCACATCGCCACCGCATGCAACAGCAGGCCGATCGCGACCAGCCGCAGTGCGCGCATCCAGGCCTTGCCCAGCAGCACGCGTCGCTCCGTCGGCGATGGCGTGGCGTGCGACATGCCCAACGCGATCGACACCCCGACCACGAACAGGAAGGTCGGGAAGATCAGGTCGGTCGGCGTGCAGCCGTGCCAGGTCGCGTGCTCGAACGGCGCGTAGATGGAACCCCAGTCGCCCGGATAGTTGACCAGCAACATCGCCGCCACGGCCCAGCCGCGCAGCACGTCAACCGAAGTGAATCGCGATGGTCCTGGCGGCATGCTCACAATCGCCGGTCGAACCACAGCAGCGCATCGCGCAATGGCGTGAACGCGGTGGCCAGGCCGATCAGCACGCCAATGGTATTAGCCAGAGCATCGTTGCGATCCAGCATGCGCCCCAGCCCCATCTGCGCCTGCAGATATTCAAGACCGATGCCCATCAGCACCAGCAACACGCAGACGAAGCCCCACGACAGCCGGCGCACGAACAACTGCACCGCACCCGCGGACAGCACCGCGTAACCGACGAAATGCTGCAATTTGTCGTCCACGTTGACCGATGGCAGATCCTCCGAAGGCAACAGGGAGCCGATCACCACGGCAGCAATCGCCAGCACCCACAAACCTGCCCACAGCCACGTCCGCTTGAACGGCTTGAACGATCTGCCGAAGCGGCGTGGCGATGCGCTCACAGGCGATGACTCAGGTCGCCGACCAGGAAGGCCGCGCCCAATTCGACGCCGCGCTGGAAGCCGATCGCCTGGAAGCGCTCGCCCATCTCGCTGGGCAAGGTCAGGTGCTTCACCTGGCTGCGCAAGGCATGACGGGCGACATCGTCTGCGGCACGCGATTCCGCCAGCGCCAGGTTGTCCTGCAGGCGATTGCCAATCAGGAAACTCGCCTGCGAGCAGTAACCGGCGAAATCGAAGCCGGCGGCCGTACCGGCCTCGGCCAGCGCGGTGAAATCCACCGACGCAGTGATGTCCTGCAGGCCCGGCCAGGCGAACACGTCGTCGGTGACATGGTGCTGGCGGAACGCACGCAACGTGCCGTCGCGGCGTTGCGGCTGGTAGTACTCGGCGCGCGCGTAGCCGTAGTCGATGAACAGCATCGCGCCCTCCTGCATCGCGCCCATCACTGCCTGGATCCAGTACGGCAATTGCGCCAGCGCATCGCTGCGATAGCCTTCCGCGAACGGCTCCGGCAATTGCCGCTCGACGTGGCGCACCGCGGCAGCGAGCATCGGATCAGCCGGTCTGTCGGTGACCCGAAAGCGTCCCTCGCCGTCCAGCGCGACGTGTTCCTCGAACACCTCGCCATCGCGGATCGTGAAGCGCGGCGTCGGCAACGCATCGATCACCTCGTTGGCGAACAGCACGCCGTTCCAGGATTCCTGGATCGGTCCGTCCAGCCATTCCACCAGCTCGAACAGCAGCGGCGGTAAACGCGCCTGCAGGCGCTCGCGTTGGCGCTGGCGCAGGTCGGCGCTGGGCTCCAGGATCGCGTAGCGCGCGGGCAACGCATCGTTGGCAAGCAATTTCGACAAACAGGTTTCGGCGAACGCGCCGCTGCCCCCGCCGATCTCCACGAATACTGCGTCGGGACCGAGTTGCTGCAACACCGGCGTCAGCGCATCGGCCACGCAGGCGGAGAACAGCGGCGAACGTTCCGGCGCGGTGGTGAAGTCGCCGCCCGGACCGAACTTGTGCGCACCGGCGCTGTAATAGCCGAGGCCCGGCGCATACAGCGCCAGCTCCATGAACTTCCAGAACGGCAAATGACCACCGGCGGCAATGATCTGCTCCTGGATCACCTCGCGCAGGTGTGCGCTGTGCGACTGCGCATCGGCATCGGGCGGCGGCAGGGTCGATGCCATCAGTCGAACCTGGCGCGGCGACCCGCGCTCTGGCCGGGACCGGAGAACACCCGCACCTCGATCGCGTCGATGCGATGTTCATGCAAAACGGCGCGATCTTCGCCGAGCCGGGCGAGGAACCACGCCGCGAATTCCTCCAGCGTGGCGTTCTCGATCGGCAGCAGGAGCACATCACTGCGCAGGAACGGGATGCGGGTGCCGTCGAACGACGCGAACACATGCGCGCCGTCCTCCTCGATCCGCAGGTGCATTGATCGCGTCGGCAGGATCGTCCATTCGTTCAGTTCGCGGCACAGCGCGACCACGCGATCCTTGTAGATGCCGTAGTCGAAGCACATGCCGTTGCCGAGCATCCGCGCGTCGATGTCGACCTCCACACGGAAGTTGTGTCCGTGCAGGCGTTCGCGTTCGCTGGCACTGAAGATCGTGAAGTGGGCGGCGGAGAATTTCATGTTCTCCTTGGCCAGGCGGATCGTCACCGTGTCGCTCATGCCGGTACATCCCCAAAATCGGCATCGCCGATGTCGCCGCGCTGCGGGCGCATCACGATGTCCTCGACCACGGTGCGCGCCGACATCGACCACGCGGCCCAGGCCATCTCCGCCACGTCTTCGGCCCGCATCAACCGCTCCGGCGGCAACGGCACGCCCTCCCACGAGGCGGTCAACGTCGCCCCCGGCAGCAGCGCAACCACGCGCACGCCATGTGGCTTCATTTCCTCGCGCAGATTGCGCGAAAACCCGTGCAACGCATGCTTGGCGATGCTGTACGAACCGCCGTTCGGATACGCGGCGATCGACGCGGTGCTGCAGACGTTGAGCACCATCCCGCTGCGACGCGCGACCATCGCCGGCAACACGCGTTTGGTCAGTCGATACGCACCGAACAGATTGGCCTGCAGCATGTCGAGCAGCGCATCGTCGTCCTCGCTCGCGATCTGCCCGGGTCGATACGCGCCGGCGTTGTTGACCAGCAGATCGACCGCGCCATGGCGCGCCTGCACGTCGCGCGCCAGTGCATCGACCGCGGCACCGTCGCGCATGTCGCAGGGCATGCAATCGACATGGGGGAAATCGGCTTTCAATTCGGCCAGGCCGGCCTCGCCGCGGGCGCAGGCGACCACGCTGCAACCTTCGCGAACGAAGCGCACCGCGATCGCGCGGCCGATCCCGCGCGACGCGCCGGTGACCAGCACCACGCTCATGCGAAACGCCCGCGTTCGATGACCACGCCCACCGACGCCGCATGCTCGAACGCACCGGGCTTGTGGAGCTTGAGCCGCACGCCGGCCGCACCGAATTCGCCCAGGATCAGCGCCGCGCACTGCTCGGCCAGGGTCTCGACCAGGTTGAAGCGGGTCTGGCCGATGAACTCGACCAGGCGCATCGACACTGCGTGGTAGTCCAGGGCGTCCGCGAGCGCATCGCTGAGCGCCGGGATGCTGTTGTCGAAACGCATCTGGATATCGAGCAGCAGTGGCCGCGGCGCGCGGCGTTCGTGCTCGTAGACGCCGATCAGGGCGTCGACGCGCAGGCCTTCGATGAAGACGAGATCGGTCATCGCGAAAGGATACCTGCAGCGGTGATCGATCAGTGCGCCATATCCCGCAGGTGGGCCGGGGCACGAGCGTCCGTCAACGAGATGCGCAGCGGCGCATCGCTCGAGGATTGGAACACCGAGAGTCCGAACTCGGGCAGGATCGCCAGCAGGTGGTCGAAGATGTCGGACTGGATCCCCTCGTACGCGCCCCAGCGGGTGTCGTTGGTGAAGCAATACACTTCCAGCGGGATGCCGGTTTCGCCTGGTTGCAGTTGGCGCACGAGCAGGGTCATGTCCTGACGTACAGCGGAGTGCGCGCGCAGGTAGCGTTCCACATAGGCGCGGTAGGTACCCAGGTTGGTGGCACGGCGGGTATTGACCGCATCGGCCTGCCCGTCGAAACGCGCATTCCAGGCCTCCAGCTCGCGCTGCTTCTCGTTCCAGTAGTCGTCGATCAGGCGGAACCGCCGCATCGACCCCAAGCCGTCCTGGTCGAGGAAGCGCACGCTTTTCTGGTCGATGTGCATCGCACGCTTGATTCTGCGTCCACCCGCTTCGCTCATCCCGCGCCAGTTCTTGAACGAGTCGCTGATCAATGTCTTGGTCGGAATGGTGGTGATGGTCTTGTCCCAGTTCTGCACGGTCACCGTATGCAGGGCGATGTCGGTGACTTCGCCATCGGCGTTCTGGCTGGGCATCTCGATCCAGTCACCCAGGCGAACGCGACCATCGCTGCCGATCTGCACGCTGGCCACGAACGAGAGGATGGTGTCCTGGAAGATCAGCATGGTCACCGCCGTCATCGCACCCAGCCCGGTCAGGACATGGACGAATTTCGCGCCGACCAGCGTGGCGAAAATCGAAATGGCGGCGAGTACGTACACCGCGATCTTGGCGACCTGCAGATAGCCCTTGATCGGCTTTTCATGCGCCTTCGGCTTCCGCTCGTACATGCGATTGAACACGTCCAGCGCGCGCGCCGCAGACAACGCGAGGGTCAGCACGACAAACGCCTGGCACAGTGCGCGCACCACCGTCACCGCCAACGGCGGCAAATCCGGCACCGCGACAACACCCGCATACAGCACCAGTGCCGGCACCGCATTGGCCAGCCGTGGAATCACCGATAGCCGCACCTCGCTGTCGTGCCCGGCCTCGCGATGCATGGTGGCACGCAGCAGTCGACGGAGACCGCGCAGCAACACGTGCCTGGTA of the Thermomonas carbonis genome contains:
- a CDS encoding VanZ family protein; the protein is MSASPRRFGRSFKPFKRTWLWAGLWVLAIAAVVIGSLLPSEDLPSVNVDDKLQHFVGYAVLSAGAVQLFVRRLSWGFVCVLLVLMGIGLEYLQAQMGLGRMLDRNDALANTIGVLIGLATAFTPLRDALLWFDRRL
- a CDS encoding acyltransferase family protein produces the protein MPPGPSRFTSVDVLRGWAVAAMLLVNYPGDWGSIYAPFEHATWHGCTPTDLIFPTFLFVVGVSIALGMSHATPSPTERRVLLGKAWMRALRLVAIGLLLHAVAMWAYDIAAFRPWGVLQRIGLCFGLAATVVLYQRARGQWLCIAGLLLGYWALLVAGGSVEPWHNIASRVDAWMLGAHAYKFDAATGLGHEPEGLLSTLPALATTLLGVRAGVVLREQGTRSLLRFGLLALLVGGAWPLLLPWNKNLWTPSYAVWTAGWATLLLALCHQLFDVRGWRPFGRSMGINAITAYAGSWIMACVLERFGVFGAFYRGVLQPAIGPLLGEKAASLAFAIAFVAFWWLLMWAMAKRGIRISV
- the folB gene encoding dihydroneopterin aldolase, whose product is MTDLVFIEGLRVDALIGVYEHERRAPRPLLLDIQMRFDNSIPALSDALADALDYHAVSMRLVEFIGQTRFNLVETLAEQCAALILGEFGAAGVRLKLHKPGAFEHAASVGVVIERGRFA
- a CDS encoding SDR family oxidoreductase, which translates into the protein MSVVLVTGASRGIGRAIAVRFVREGCSVVACARGEAGLAELKADFPHVDCMPCDMRDGAAVDALARDVQARHGAVDLLVNNAGAYRPGQIASEDDDALLDMLQANLFGAYRLTKRVLPAMVARRSGMVLNVCSTASIAAYPNGGSYSIAKHALHGFSRNLREEMKPHGVRVVALLPGATLTASWEGVPLPPERLMRAEDVAEMAWAAWSMSARTVVEDIVMRPQRGDIGDADFGDVPA
- a CDS encoding multifunctional CCA addition/repair protein, whose protein sequence is MATLPDNAKVYLVGGAVRDALLGLPAGDHDYAVVGAGVQQMLDAGFRQVGRDFPVFLHPQTGEEYALARTERKSARGHTGFVVHADPSVTLEEDLRRRDFTLNAIARDADGALVDPFRGVADIEARVLRHVGDAFVEDPLRVLRAARFMARFAPLGFTVAPETLSLMRVMAAGGELAELVPERVWQELAKALRSASPAAFLRTLRDADALRAVLPDVDALYGVPQRAEYHPEVDTGTHVELVCDMAARLAPGDDLIGYAALCHDLGKALTPADTLPAHVMHEQRGVAPVIAMSERLKVPAEHRDVAVLCCREHLNVHRLDELKPVTVHEVITRCDGFRKPKRIDQLATVCEADKRGRTGLSEHPYPQADTLRRLHAAAMAVRSDDIATQGITGPAFGDALRKARIGAIAAARG
- a CDS encoding mechanosensitive ion channel family protein yields the protein MSEWIGRLQTSLEPYPWAWTGIALCVLIFAAWLANWLTRHVLLRGLRRLLRATMHREAGHDSEVRLSVIPRLANAVPALVLYAGVVAVPDLPPLAVTVVRALCQAFVVLTLALSAARALDVFNRMYERKPKAHEKPIKGYLQVAKIAVYVLAAISIFATLVGAKFVHVLTGLGAMTAVTMLIFQDTILSFVASVQIGSDGRVRLGDWIEMPSQNADGEVTDIALHTVTVQNWDKTITTIPTKTLISDSFKNWRGMSEAGGRRIKRAMHIDQKSVRFLDQDGLGSMRRFRLIDDYWNEKQRELEAWNARFDGQADAVNTRRATNLGTYRAYVERYLRAHSAVRQDMTLLVRQLQPGETGIPLEVYCFTNDTRWGAYEGIQSDIFDHLLAILPEFGLSVFQSSSDAPLRISLTDARAPAHLRDMAH
- a CDS encoding class I SAM-dependent methyltransferase gives rise to the protein MASTLPPPDADAQSHSAHLREVIQEQIIAAGGHLPFWKFMELALYAPGLGYYSAGAHKFGPGGDFTTAPERSPLFSACVADALTPVLQQLGPDAVFVEIGGGSGAFAETCLSKLLANDALPARYAILEPSADLRQRQRERLQARLPPLLFELVEWLDGPIQESWNGVLFANEVIDALPTPRFTIRDGEVFEEHVALDGEGRFRVTDRPADPMLAAAVRHVERQLPEPFAEGYRSDALAQLPYWIQAVMGAMQEGAMLFIDYGYARAEYYQPQRRDGTLRAFRQHHVTDDVFAWPGLQDITASVDFTALAEAGTAAGFDFAGYCSQASFLIGNRLQDNLALAESRAADDVARHALRSQVKHLTLPSEMGERFQAIGFQRGVELGAAFLVGDLSHRL
- a CDS encoding 6-pyruvoyl trahydropterin synthase family protein gives rise to the protein MSDTVTIRLAKENMKFSAAHFTIFSASERERLHGHNFRVEVDIDARMLGNGMCFDYGIYKDRVVALCRELNEWTILPTRSMHLRIEEDGAHVFASFDGTRIPFLRSDVLLLPIENATLEEFAAWFLARLGEDRAVLHEHRIDAIEVRVFSGPGQSAGRRARFD